In one window of Paenarthrobacter nicotinovorans DNA:
- a CDS encoding excinuclease ABC subunit UvrA, whose amino-acid sequence MDSKLTIASGTEAAQPPLNSGDLDGGFVQVRGAKENNLRNVDVDVPRDAIVAFTGVSGSGKSSLAFGTIFAEAQRRYFESVAPYARRLIQQGHNPKVESITGLPPAVALQQRRGTATARSSVGTLTTLSNSLRMLFSRAGRYPEGASQLDSDAFSPNTAAGACPECHGLGVAHTVSEESLVPDTSLSIRDGAIAAWPGAWQGKNLRDILSHLGYDVDTPWKKLPQKDRDWILFTDEQPVVEVTPQRDRVAKPYKGRFWSAKSYVLHTLADSKSSTMRDRVLRFMETGRCPMCGGSGLRPEALAVTFVGKTIAELNALPMTELARLIRPITEATSASTASRTQTSGETNEVAIAITRDLLNRITVLLDLGLGYLALGRPTPTLSPGEMQRLRIATQLRSGLFGVIYVLDEPSAGLHPADAEPLLAVLDTLKSSGNSVFVVEHNMDFVRAADWLVDVGPHAGEGGGQILYSGPVAGLEAVADSVTRPFLFPDGASGDRAKEAADDGHVATGTGHTPREAKEARAARETTNWLQLKNVHRHNLRNLDVDFPLGVMTAVTGVSGSGKSTLVSRVLADVVGAGLHPESPGDAGAGGIENLAVDAGAADAPALVLGLHQLDRLVQVDQKPIGRTPRSNLATYTGLFDGVRKEFAATDDARARGFGAGRFSFNVAGGRCETCQGEGFVAVELLFLPGSYGPCPECHGSRFNPETLEVTYRGKNIADVLGMTVNAAAAFLSDLPSVSRSLQTLKEVGLGYLRLGQPATELSGGEAQRIKLATELQRVQRGHTLYLLDEPTTGLHPADVQLLMAQLHRLVDAGNTVVVVEHEMDVVAGADWVIDLGPGGGDAGGEIMIAGPPAVVARSTSGRTAPYLAAALGQ is encoded by the coding sequence ATGGACAGTAAACTGACAATCGCCAGCGGGACCGAAGCCGCCCAACCGCCCCTGAACTCCGGCGACCTTGACGGTGGTTTCGTCCAGGTGCGCGGAGCCAAGGAGAACAACCTCCGCAACGTGGACGTCGATGTTCCACGCGACGCTATCGTGGCCTTCACTGGAGTGTCGGGATCCGGAAAGTCCTCCTTGGCTTTCGGCACAATCTTCGCCGAGGCCCAGCGACGCTATTTCGAATCCGTCGCCCCCTACGCCCGACGCCTGATCCAACAGGGCCACAACCCCAAGGTTGAGTCAATCACGGGGCTGCCGCCCGCCGTCGCGCTTCAACAACGCAGGGGAACGGCAACCGCCCGGTCAAGCGTCGGCACGCTGACAACACTGTCCAACTCGCTGCGGATGCTCTTCTCACGTGCAGGCAGGTACCCGGAAGGGGCAAGCCAGCTCGACTCCGACGCTTTCTCGCCGAACACGGCCGCCGGCGCGTGCCCCGAATGCCACGGCCTGGGCGTGGCCCACACCGTAAGCGAGGAATCCCTCGTCCCTGATACGTCCCTGAGCATCAGGGACGGTGCCATCGCAGCGTGGCCGGGAGCCTGGCAGGGCAAGAATCTCCGCGACATCCTCAGCCACTTGGGATACGACGTCGATACGCCGTGGAAGAAGCTCCCCCAAAAGGACCGCGACTGGATCCTCTTCACCGACGAACAACCGGTGGTGGAAGTGACGCCGCAAAGGGATCGTGTGGCCAAGCCGTACAAGGGCCGTTTCTGGAGCGCGAAAAGCTACGTCCTGCACACCCTCGCGGATTCCAAGAGCAGCACCATGCGAGACCGCGTACTTCGTTTCATGGAGACGGGACGGTGTCCCATGTGCGGAGGCAGCGGACTCAGGCCGGAGGCGTTGGCGGTAACTTTCGTAGGCAAGACCATCGCCGAACTCAACGCGTTGCCCATGACCGAACTGGCCCGTCTGATCCGTCCCATCACGGAGGCCACCTCGGCCAGCACAGCATCCCGTACCCAGACCTCCGGCGAGACCAACGAGGTAGCAATCGCCATAACCCGCGATCTCCTCAACCGCATCACCGTGCTGCTGGACCTGGGCCTGGGGTACCTCGCCTTGGGCCGTCCGACGCCCACCCTCTCCCCCGGCGAAATGCAACGCCTCCGGATCGCCACGCAGCTCCGCTCCGGCCTTTTCGGCGTGATCTACGTCCTGGACGAGCCCTCCGCAGGCCTCCACCCGGCCGATGCCGAACCGCTCCTCGCCGTGCTGGACACGCTCAAAAGCTCCGGTAATTCGGTGTTTGTAGTCGAACACAACATGGACTTCGTTCGCGCCGCTGACTGGTTGGTGGACGTGGGGCCGCACGCCGGCGAAGGAGGTGGCCAGATACTTTACAGTGGCCCTGTGGCGGGGCTGGAGGCTGTGGCGGATTCCGTCACCCGCCCGTTCCTTTTCCCTGACGGCGCCAGCGGCGACCGAGCCAAAGAAGCGGCCGACGACGGCCATGTCGCCACCGGGACCGGACACACGCCCCGGGAAGCAAAGGAAGCCCGGGCAGCCAGGGAAACCACCAACTGGCTGCAGCTCAAGAACGTCCACCGGCACAATCTGCGGAACCTGGACGTGGATTTCCCGCTGGGCGTGATGACGGCGGTAACGGGCGTCTCGGGATCCGGGAAGTCCACCCTGGTCAGCCGGGTACTCGCAGACGTGGTGGGCGCCGGGCTCCATCCGGAGTCACCCGGCGACGCCGGTGCTGGTGGCATCGAAAACCTGGCCGTGGACGCCGGGGCCGCGGACGCGCCGGCATTGGTGTTAGGCCTTCACCAGCTCGACCGGCTGGTCCAGGTCGACCAAAAACCAATCGGCCGGACCCCGCGTTCCAACCTGGCCACCTATACCGGGCTGTTCGATGGGGTCCGGAAGGAATTCGCGGCCACCGACGACGCACGCGCCCGCGGCTTCGGAGCCGGCCGGTTCTCTTTCAACGTAGCTGGTGGCCGCTGCGAAACCTGCCAAGGCGAAGGGTTCGTGGCAGTGGAGCTCCTGTTCCTCCCCGGCAGTTACGGCCCGTGCCCGGAATGCCACGGTTCGCGGTTCAACCCCGAAACACTCGAGGTCACCTACCGTGGGAAGAACATCGCCGACGTCCTGGGCATGACCGTCAATGCCGCAGCTGCCTTCTTGTCCGATCTGCCGTCCGTGTCCCGCAGCCTGCAGACCCTCAAGGAAGTTGGCTTGGGATACCTGCGGTTGGGTCAGCCCGCAACGGAACTCTCCGGCGGTGAAGCCCAACGCATCAAACTGGCCACCGAGCTCCAACGCGTCCAACGCGGCCACACCCTGTACCTGTTGGATGAGCCCACCACCGGCCTGCATCCCGCCGACGTCCAACTCTTGATGGCGCAGCTGCACAGGCTGGTCGATGCCGGCAACACGGTAGTGGTGGTCGAACACGAGATGGACGTGGTGGCCGGGGCGGACTGGGTCATCGACCTGGGCCCCGGGGGCGGCGACGCCGGCGGTGAGATCATGATCGCAGGGCCGCCGGCCGTCGTCGCGCGTTCCACTTCGGGACGAACGGCACCCTACCTCGCCGCCGCCCTGGGCCAGTAG
- a CDS encoding RidA family protein — MAPIQRIRPEGLVSSPAFSHVAVVPPGATTIYIGGQNAVDASGRLIGEGDAAIQSAHALDNAETALQAAGASLGDVIQWNVLFVEGADLAAGYGAIASRLASDEPPLVTAAFVAGLGVPGALVEISAVAAIERD; from the coding sequence ATGGCACCCATACAGCGCATCCGTCCCGAGGGGCTTGTGTCAAGCCCGGCCTTCAGCCACGTTGCCGTGGTTCCGCCGGGCGCGACCACCATCTACATCGGTGGGCAGAACGCCGTTGACGCCAGTGGAAGGCTCATTGGCGAAGGGGACGCGGCCATCCAGTCCGCGCACGCCCTCGACAATGCTGAAACTGCCCTGCAAGCGGCAGGTGCCAGCCTTGGTGATGTCATCCAGTGGAATGTCCTGTTCGTTGAAGGAGCCGACCTCGCGGCAGGATACGGGGCAATTGCGTCCAGGCTTGCCTCAGACGAACCACCCTTGGTGACCGCGGCCTTTGTCGCCGGGCTGGGTGTACCCGGCGCCTTGGTTGAGATCAGCGCTGTGGCCGCCATCGAGCGCGACTAA
- the arfB gene encoding alternative ribosome rescue aminoacyl-tRNA hydrolase ArfB: MDLEISPSLTIPSWELSWRFSRSSGPGGQHVNTTDTRAELTWDVAASATLTDEQRQLLLKNLAKRLVAGAVTVTASEDRSQLRNRELALAKLAGLIRAGLVPATVRRASKPTRGSARRHRVAKEHRSATKQQRRRPAAD; encoded by the coding sequence ATGGACCTGGAAATCTCCCCATCCCTGACGATTCCCTCGTGGGAGCTGAGCTGGCGGTTCTCGCGTTCTTCAGGGCCGGGCGGCCAGCACGTCAACACCACTGACACCAGGGCCGAGCTGACGTGGGATGTTGCTGCTTCTGCTACTTTGACCGACGAGCAGCGGCAGTTACTGCTCAAAAACCTGGCAAAGCGTCTCGTGGCCGGCGCTGTTACCGTGACCGCTTCCGAGGACAGATCACAGTTGCGGAACCGTGAGCTCGCGCTCGCCAAGCTGGCCGGGCTCATCAGGGCTGGATTGGTTCCCGCGACGGTCCGGCGTGCGTCCAAGCCCACCCGCGGTTCGGCACGCCGTCACCGGGTGGCCAAAGAGCACCGATCCGCAACCAAGCAACAACGACGGCGGCCTGCCGCAGATTAG
- a CDS encoding dihydrofolate reductase family protein, which translates to MSDQTATLLVDLIISLDGYASAEGWPGWWGLEGPEYLAWLDEEAKKDVTTLMGANTYRLMSGMSGQAGEADSGFSKEEGDSLAGLAAVPKVIFSSTLKEPLAWPNSELVSGDAVEAVREMKQTRTGTLSTLGSLSLCRSLLSAGLVDRYRLVVFPVITGKTGRERIYDGYPDVALDMVESRTFDGRLQMLEYVPRVIDTPLGRGGGG; encoded by the coding sequence ATGAGCGATCAGACTGCAACCCTGCTGGTGGATCTGATTATTTCCCTGGACGGCTATGCCTCGGCCGAGGGGTGGCCGGGATGGTGGGGCCTTGAGGGTCCGGAATACCTTGCCTGGCTCGATGAAGAGGCCAAGAAGGACGTCACCACTCTCATGGGAGCGAATACCTACCGGCTCATGTCGGGCATGTCCGGGCAGGCGGGCGAGGCGGACTCCGGATTTTCCAAGGAAGAAGGCGACAGCCTGGCGGGCCTGGCGGCCGTTCCCAAGGTCATTTTCTCCTCCACCTTGAAAGAGCCCTTGGCCTGGCCGAATTCCGAACTCGTCTCCGGGGATGCCGTGGAAGCGGTAAGGGAAATGAAGCAGACGCGTACCGGCACCTTAAGCACCCTGGGCAGTTTGAGTCTGTGCAGATCCTTGCTGTCAGCCGGGTTGGTGGACAGATACCGTCTGGTGGTCTTCCCGGTGATCACTGGCAAGACCGGCCGCGAGCGGATCTACGACGGGTACCCGGATGTTGCTTTGGACATGGTGGAGAGCCGGACGTTTGATGGCCGGCTTCAAATGTTGGAGTACGTTCCCCGCGTTATCGATACTCCACTCGGCAGAGGTGGTGGAGGCTAA
- a CDS encoding pyridoxamine 5'-phosphate oxidase family protein, with amino-acid sequence MTEEQGISKVTGIINDSRIGMLTTINEEGALVSRPLAVQDVKDDGDMWFFTGLGTSQVAHIRRDSRVNVSFGKNTEWVSVAGTAEVVTDRAKIHELWNQVVEAWFPDGPDTPEVCLLHVDSDSAEYWTSPGGTAATVLQWVKSKVTNSRFSVGESDTVEL; translated from the coding sequence ATGACTGAAGAGCAGGGCATCAGCAAAGTCACCGGCATCATCAACGATTCCAGGATCGGGATGTTGACCACCATCAATGAAGAAGGCGCATTGGTCAGCCGGCCGCTGGCTGTCCAGGACGTCAAGGACGACGGCGACATGTGGTTCTTCACAGGACTGGGCACCTCCCAGGTTGCCCACATACGCCGGGATTCCCGCGTCAACGTTTCCTTCGGCAAGAATACGGAGTGGGTCTCCGTCGCCGGAACTGCCGAGGTTGTCACGGACCGCGCAAAAATCCATGAGCTCTGGAACCAGGTTGTGGAGGCGTGGTTCCCTGACGGCCCTGACACTCCCGAGGTTTGCCTCCTGCACGTGGATTCAGATTCCGCTGAATACTGGACCAGCCCCGGTGGTACCGCAGCCACGGTACTCCAGTGGGTCAAGTCCAAAGTAACCAACTCACGCTTCAGCGTGGGCGAAAGTGACACCGTGGAACTGTGA
- a CDS encoding TraR/DksA family transcriptional regulator: MVDAERFRLVLEQERERRLLLLSDLRSDITSVNAARQDSNVDDEHDPEGSTIAFELSQASALLDQSKEGLQHIDAALARIAAGTYGRCEVCGVDIPEGRLEARPWTPFCVDHASGRR; this comes from the coding sequence ATGGTTGACGCGGAACGGTTCCGGCTTGTCCTTGAGCAAGAACGAGAACGCAGGCTATTGCTGCTCTCAGATCTCCGGAGCGACATCACGTCGGTCAATGCCGCCCGCCAGGACTCCAATGTGGACGACGAACATGATCCGGAGGGCAGCACCATAGCCTTCGAGCTGTCGCAGGCGTCCGCCCTCCTTGACCAAAGCAAGGAGGGCCTCCAGCACATCGATGCGGCCCTGGCGAGGATCGCCGCCGGCACCTATGGCCGCTGTGAAGTCTGTGGGGTGGACATCCCGGAAGGCCGGCTTGAAGCCAGGCCATGGACGCCGTTCTGCGTTGACCATGCCTCAGGGCGAAGGTAG
- a CDS encoding MFS transporter: MAPPRARGTGDTLNQDARKIQRVYLTLTLGNTVAASFIWGINTLFLLDAGLSNLEAFAANAFFTAGMVLFEIPTGVVADGWGRRTSFLLGTVTLAASTYLYYLLWQISGAFWMWAVVSVLLGLGFTFFSGAVEAWLVDALRFSGYEGGLESVLGRGQMVQGVAMLLGSVAGGVIAQATNLGVPFLLRVAVLLAMFAVAFGLMHDVGFSPERSTHPLRATRAVLTASIENGLKNPPVRFVMLAAPFSAGVGIYVFYALQPYLLDLFGDPQAYSIAGLAAAIVAGSQILGGWLAPHARSLFHKRTSVLILGGTGGCVILLVLGITHSFWIALVLLALWGVVGSAVTPVRQAYVNDMIPSKQRATVLSFDSLMGSSGGVVIQPLLGRGADLYGYPASLAMAGVIELLSVPFLLASRKQGAAADRSSTPDSNPNNESADTT, from the coding sequence GTGGCCCCTCCACGCGCCCGCGGGACCGGCGACACCCTGAACCAGGACGCCCGCAAAATCCAACGCGTCTACCTCACATTGACGCTCGGCAATACGGTTGCGGCGTCTTTCATCTGGGGCATCAATACCCTGTTCCTGCTGGACGCCGGGCTGAGTAACCTTGAGGCCTTCGCCGCCAATGCTTTCTTCACAGCCGGCATGGTCCTCTTCGAAATACCCACTGGCGTAGTGGCCGATGGCTGGGGACGGCGCACGTCGTTCCTTCTGGGGACCGTCACGCTGGCGGCATCCACCTACTTGTACTACCTTCTGTGGCAGATCTCGGGTGCTTTCTGGATGTGGGCTGTGGTCTCCGTCCTCCTGGGCCTGGGATTCACGTTCTTCTCCGGGGCCGTTGAGGCATGGCTTGTTGATGCCCTTCGTTTCTCCGGCTATGAAGGCGGACTTGAATCCGTACTTGGCCGGGGCCAGATGGTCCAGGGCGTGGCGATGCTTCTGGGTTCCGTGGCCGGCGGCGTGATCGCCCAGGCCACCAACCTTGGGGTGCCGTTCCTGCTCCGCGTCGCGGTGCTGCTTGCCATGTTCGCCGTCGCCTTCGGACTCATGCACGACGTCGGCTTCTCACCGGAGCGTTCGACGCACCCGCTACGGGCTACCCGTGCCGTACTGACGGCGTCGATCGAGAACGGGCTGAAAAACCCGCCCGTACGATTCGTGATGCTGGCCGCGCCCTTCAGTGCCGGCGTCGGCATCTATGTCTTTTATGCGTTGCAGCCCTATCTTCTTGACCTCTTCGGCGACCCGCAGGCCTATTCAATCGCCGGTCTTGCCGCCGCGATCGTGGCCGGCTCGCAAATCCTTGGCGGTTGGTTGGCACCTCACGCCCGGAGCCTTTTCCACAAACGCACTTCTGTACTGATCCTGGGCGGGACGGGTGGCTGCGTGATCCTGCTGGTCTTAGGGATCACCCACAGTTTTTGGATCGCCTTGGTACTGTTGGCGCTATGGGGCGTGGTGGGATCTGCCGTCACCCCGGTCCGGCAGGCGTACGTGAACGACATGATCCCTTCCAAACAGCGGGCAACTGTCCTCAGCTTCGATTCTCTGATGGGCTCGAGCGGTGGCGTCGTCATTCAGCCATTGTTGGGCCGTGGCGCAGACCTGTACGGATATCCGGCGTCGCTGGCCATGGCCGGAGTCATCGAACTGCTTTCCGTGCCGTTCCTGTTGGCGAGCCGCAAGCAGGGCGCAGCGGCAGACCGGTCCAGCACTCCCGATTCCAACCCGAACAATGAAAGCGCGGACACTACGTGA
- a CDS encoding DUF3100 domain-containing protein, translated as MSTSTETARTDKAGTRLTLPIAALAFVIALAVQFIGQAKIDLGIGAIIIFPMVWGLILGLLVSIQKFKPLGLDLQRVAAALVGVAVLLLVARLAFNIGPSLPSLIKAGPALLLQEVGHLLGTIVLALPLAVLLRMGKATVGATFSLDREPSFAMVSEKYGPDSDQYRGVLAMYVFGTLFGAIFITLLTSLVANWKIFDPLALAMGAGVGSGSMMAASAASIIAAYPGDQEAILGMAAVSNLITTILGVYVGIYIALPVADRFYKLLTRNKEPQKVAAGTAVAPQTRTAAEVEQDEVQAEENRRFREEVAKSSAAIKLPLWLSLSVLTVLGIGTASVAAKGLSLSIIAGYGIMLALVLVSLFLAKVTRKISAIVFITTIGAYISSPWFFGAGVLNEAVKTVDFLSIATVMLTLAGLSLGKDIPLLRNIGWKIIPVGLVAITASFILSTVIAEFALGLWH; from the coding sequence ATGAGCACCAGCACCGAAACCGCGCGGACGGACAAAGCCGGAACACGGCTTACGCTTCCCATTGCCGCGCTGGCGTTTGTCATCGCCCTTGCGGTCCAGTTCATTGGCCAGGCCAAGATTGATCTTGGCATTGGCGCGATCATCATCTTCCCCATGGTGTGGGGACTTATCCTCGGCCTGTTGGTCTCCATCCAGAAGTTCAAGCCGCTCGGCCTCGACCTCCAGCGCGTCGCGGCGGCCCTGGTCGGCGTCGCGGTTCTGCTCCTGGTGGCCAGGCTCGCCTTCAACATCGGGCCGAGCCTGCCGAGCCTCATCAAGGCCGGCCCCGCACTGCTGCTGCAGGAAGTGGGCCACTTGTTGGGAACCATCGTGTTGGCGCTGCCCCTGGCCGTACTGCTTCGCATGGGTAAGGCAACCGTGGGCGCAACGTTCTCCCTTGACCGCGAGCCCTCCTTCGCCATGGTCTCGGAGAAGTACGGCCCGGATTCCGATCAGTACCGCGGCGTCCTGGCCATGTACGTCTTCGGCACCCTGTTCGGTGCCATCTTCATCACCTTGCTGACCTCGTTGGTGGCCAACTGGAAGATCTTCGATCCCCTGGCCCTGGCCATGGGTGCGGGCGTTGGTTCCGGCTCCATGATGGCGGCCTCGGCGGCGAGCATCATCGCAGCCTACCCCGGCGACCAGGAAGCCATCCTAGGCATGGCCGCCGTCTCCAACCTCATCACCACCATCCTGGGTGTCTACGTTGGCATCTACATTGCCTTGCCCGTGGCCGACCGCTTCTACAAACTGCTCACGCGCAACAAGGAACCGCAGAAGGTTGCCGCCGGCACGGCTGTGGCTCCCCAAACCCGCACCGCAGCTGAGGTCGAGCAGGACGAGGTCCAAGCAGAAGAGAACCGCCGCTTCCGCGAAGAAGTCGCTAAGTCCTCGGCTGCCATCAAGTTGCCGTTGTGGCTTTCGCTGTCCGTCCTGACAGTGCTGGGCATCGGTACCGCATCGGTGGCCGCCAAGGGCCTGAGCCTGTCAATCATTGCCGGCTACGGCATCATGCTCGCCTTGGTGCTCGTCAGCTTGTTCCTGGCAAAGGTCACCAGGAAAATCTCTGCCATAGTCTTCATCACCACCATCGGCGCCTACATTTCCAGCCCGTGGTTCTTCGGTGCCGGCGTCTTGAATGAGGCTGTGAAGACCGTGGACTTCCTGTCCATCGCCACAGTGATGCTGACGTTGGCCGGGCTCTCCCTCGGTAAGGACATTCCCCTCCTGCGCAACATCGGCTGGAAGATCATCCCCGTGGGCCTGGTCGCCATCACTGCGTCGTTCATCCTCTCCACAGTCATCGCCGAGTTCGCCTTGGGACTCTGGCACTGA
- a CDS encoding amidohydrolase translates to MEITTTASSLPLRQALADGVNAWKPRVQALSQELHANPEISFQEVHAAESITSLLAEGGFDVTQGTAGLPTAFTATAGTGELTVALCVEYDALPSVGHACGHNLIAGASIAAALALLPHVDELGITLKAIGTPAEEHGGGKVLMLERGAFDGVGLALMVHPVQDGVTYNPAGTTAQAVGRYEAVFTGKAAHAAAAPHLGVNAGDAAVLSQVAIGLLRQQIPGDHRIACYVAEAGHVTNIIPDHAVVPFECRAFTLAEYEALLERVKRCFEGAALATGTTLEITAAEPLYEPLIQDGELAAHWTEAMDAFGKDTSPAAGMGGGSTDMGNISQVIPSLHPWLSIPGANVPIHSHGFAALANTPEAYAVMFEAATALAWTVAGAATNPQQRERFVNAAYRREAPIQEATS, encoded by the coding sequence ATGGAAATCACCACTACGGCCTCATCACTTCCGCTGCGTCAAGCCTTGGCGGACGGCGTCAATGCCTGGAAACCCCGGGTTCAGGCACTCTCGCAGGAGCTGCACGCCAACCCCGAGATCTCCTTCCAAGAAGTCCATGCCGCAGAGTCAATAACCTCCCTGCTCGCCGAAGGCGGCTTTGACGTCACCCAAGGAACGGCCGGGCTTCCAACAGCCTTCACCGCCACCGCGGGAACCGGTGAACTCACTGTTGCCCTGTGCGTGGAATACGATGCCCTGCCCTCAGTGGGTCACGCTTGTGGACACAACCTCATCGCGGGAGCATCGATAGCTGCGGCACTGGCCCTGCTCCCCCATGTGGACGAACTCGGCATCACGTTGAAGGCGATCGGCACGCCGGCCGAGGAACACGGAGGCGGCAAAGTGCTGATGCTGGAGCGGGGCGCCTTCGACGGCGTCGGCCTTGCTTTAATGGTCCACCCGGTCCAGGACGGCGTCACGTACAACCCCGCCGGGACAACGGCTCAAGCAGTGGGCCGTTACGAGGCCGTGTTCACCGGAAAGGCTGCCCACGCGGCTGCCGCCCCGCATCTGGGCGTCAACGCCGGGGACGCAGCCGTGCTCAGCCAGGTGGCGATCGGCTTGCTCCGCCAGCAAATTCCGGGAGACCACCGTATTGCCTGTTACGTGGCGGAAGCCGGACACGTCACCAACATCATTCCGGACCATGCCGTGGTTCCGTTCGAATGCAGGGCCTTCACGCTCGCGGAGTACGAGGCACTGCTCGAACGGGTCAAGCGCTGCTTCGAAGGCGCCGCACTTGCAACCGGGACCACCCTGGAGATCACGGCGGCGGAACCGCTCTATGAGCCGCTGATCCAGGACGGCGAACTTGCCGCACACTGGACCGAAGCCATGGACGCGTTCGGCAAGGACACTTCCCCGGCGGCAGGAATGGGCGGCGGCTCCACGGACATGGGCAACATCTCCCAAGTAATTCCCTCCTTGCACCCGTGGCTGAGCATTCCAGGAGCCAACGTCCCCATCCACTCGCACGGCTTTGCAGCTCTTGCGAACACACCCGAGGCATACGCCGTGATGTTCGAGGCAGCCACCGCGCTGGCTTGGACTGTGGCGGGTGCCGCAACCAATCCCCAGCAGAGAGAACGCTTCGTCAATGCGGCCTACCGCCGTGAAGCCCCGATCCAGGAAGCAACATCATGA
- a CDS encoding aldehyde dehydrogenase family protein: protein MSITTAPAASSTATARTVLDSAFPSGLGAFVDGEVAAGSGASVTLTSAATGEAFATYADPGTGGADAILQSSVRGAAAWGSLNGFERAAILRNVSRMVEAHTEELAILESATTGKPIRDARVEASKVAEMFGYYAGWADKLTGQTIPVPGPWHTYTERVPWGVVVAITPWNAPLFTAGWNSAAPLAAGNAVIIKPSEFTPATTVRLAQLAHEAGLPDGAFNVAVGLGQTVGATLTSDRRVGKVSFIGSVPTGRRVAVAAAEAGIPALLELGGKSANIVFADADLERAADGAISAIFSGAGQSCVAGSRLLVERSVHARFIDMVAERAARLRVGDPLDAATEVGPIITAPQFATVTSLIEQGMNDGGRRLTGGTLPESLAGSSLAGGHWVMPTLLDGVTPANRLETTEVFGPVVGADAFDTEAEAIARANNTNFGLAGAVWTSDVSRAHHIAREVKAGTFWINSYKTIHVAVPFGGFGDSGHGRSSGPGVLDEYTQTKAVWVPTRAAGSPFPSLSY from the coding sequence TTGAGCATCACCACAGCCCCCGCGGCTTCCTCCACCGCAACAGCCCGGACCGTCCTGGACTCCGCCTTCCCTTCAGGGCTTGGCGCGTTCGTCGACGGCGAAGTGGCCGCCGGCTCCGGCGCTTCCGTCACCCTGACGTCAGCGGCCACGGGCGAAGCCTTTGCCACCTATGCCGACCCTGGCACCGGGGGCGCCGATGCCATCCTGCAGAGCTCCGTCCGGGGCGCAGCGGCGTGGGGATCGCTGAACGGCTTCGAACGCGCCGCCATCCTCCGCAACGTCAGCAGGATGGTCGAAGCACACACCGAAGAACTGGCGATCCTCGAATCGGCCACCACGGGAAAGCCCATCCGCGACGCCCGCGTTGAAGCGTCCAAGGTAGCTGAAATGTTCGGCTACTACGCAGGCTGGGCCGACAAACTCACCGGCCAGACCATACCCGTGCCCGGCCCGTGGCACACCTACACGGAGCGGGTTCCGTGGGGCGTCGTCGTCGCCATCACGCCATGGAACGCCCCGCTGTTCACGGCCGGTTGGAACTCAGCCGCGCCGCTGGCGGCGGGCAACGCCGTCATCATCAAGCCCAGCGAATTCACCCCGGCTACAACGGTGCGGCTCGCACAGCTGGCCCACGAAGCCGGCCTTCCCGACGGCGCGTTCAACGTAGCCGTGGGACTCGGGCAGACCGTCGGAGCCACTCTCACGTCTGATCGCCGGGTCGGCAAAGTCAGCTTCATCGGTTCGGTTCCCACGGGCCGCCGGGTTGCCGTAGCCGCCGCGGAAGCCGGAATTCCAGCCCTGTTGGAGCTTGGCGGCAAGAGTGCCAATATCGTCTTCGCCGACGCCGACCTCGAGCGCGCCGCCGACGGCGCCATCTCCGCCATCTTCTCCGGCGCCGGGCAATCCTGCGTGGCAGGGTCGCGCCTACTGGTCGAACGCAGCGTTCACGCCCGGTTTATTGACATGGTGGCCGAACGTGCTGCCCGGCTTCGGGTCGGGGATCCACTGGACGCCGCCACCGAAGTGGGGCCGATTATCACCGCGCCCCAGTTCGCGACCGTCACTTCGCTGATTGAACAGGGAATGAACGACGGCGGCCGCAGGCTCACGGGCGGAACGTTGCCTGAGTCCTTGGCCGGGTCGTCTCTGGCTGGCGGCCACTGGGTCATGCCGACGCTGTTGGATGGCGTGACACCGGCAAACCGCCTGGAGACCACTGAAGTCTTCGGACCAGTAGTCGGTGCCGACGCCTTTGACACGGAAGCCGAAGCAATTGCCCGTGCCAACAACACCAACTTCGGACTGGCCGGCGCTGTGTGGACCTCGGACGTTTCCCGGGCCCACCACATCGCCCGTGAGGTGAAGGCAGGGACGTTCTGGATCAACTCGTACAAGACCATCCACGTTGCCGTTCCCTTTGGCGGTTTCGGCGATTCCGGCCACGGCCGATCCTCCGGGCCCGGCGTATTGGACGAGTACACGCAGACCAAGGCGGTTTGGGTTCCCACCCGTGCAGCCGGATCCCCCTTCCCGTCCCTGTCCTACTAG